A window of Argopecten irradians isolate NY chromosome 14, Ai_NY, whole genome shotgun sequence contains these coding sequences:
- the LOC138308224 gene encoding ATP-dependent RNA helicase DDX3X-like isoform X10 — MSNVPTQNVQGLEQQFAGIDINSGRPYSGNRGDNFSRGYGGYQNQGRGGYNMNGMPPQSFNQPNMGDGRGGYNNYNRGGYQGNYGQGGGSFNSFNRRGGGQGGYQANGGGRYNRGGGSSDRGMRQGSMPPHQNHPPPGNSRWDNLDDDRGSREQRAGSAPSQNWNNQGNRWDNRTECSVVTNSRWAPEPTKENWNVALQRNDRLELELFGGGNTGINFDKYEDIPVEATGENCPKNIESFEETELGEIIRNNIVLSKYAKPTPVQKYSIPIVLAKRDLMACAQTGSGKTAAFLVPVLNRVYDNGPGDAPVQNNQQGRYSRRKQYPVALILAPTRELASQIYDEARKFSYRSRVRPCVVYGGADIGAQIRDLDRGCHLLVATPGRLVDMIERGKIGLDYCKFLVLDEADRMLDMGFEPQIRRIVEKDTMPPSGTRQTLMFSATFPKEIQILARDFLDNYIFLAVGRVGSTSENITQKVVWVEEGDKRSFLLDLLNAAVSSSAGPEALTLTFVETKKGADALEDFLIMEGYPATSIHGDRSQKEREEALRQFRNGDRPILVATAVAARGLDIPNVRHVVNFDLPSDIEEYVHRIGRTGRVGNLGLATSFFNEKNKNIIRDLMDLLVEAHQEVPSWLESMAYEARPSGPASRRGGRRFGGTGFGARDYRQQNKAKPANPGYGNFAGSAPQTTGYNQFNPSYGNYGGSYGGSYGGAPAGNSGPDWWGN, encoded by the exons ATGTCAAATGTTCCAACTCAAAATGTGCAGGGTCTAGAACAGCAA TTTGCTGGGATAGACATCAACTCTGGTCGCCCCTACAGTGgaaacaggggagataacttcagTC GTGGATATGGCGGCTACCAGAACCAGGGCCGCGGTGGATACAACATGAATGGAATGCCACCCCAGTCCTTCAACCAGCCCA ACATGGGCGATGGTCGTGGTGGATACAACAACTACAACCGTGGAGGTTACCAAGGCAACTATGGTCAAGGTGGCGGTAGCTTTAACTCCTTCAACAGACGTGGAGGAGGACAAGGGGGTTACCAGGCCAACGGTGGTGGCAG ATACAACCGTGGAGGAGGTAGCAGTGACAGGGGCATGAGACAGGGAAGTATGCCCCCACACCAGAACCACCCACCACCAGGCAACTCCCGCTGGGACAATCTGGACGATGACCGTGGATCTAGAGAGCAGAGGGCTGGTAGTGCCCCGTCCCAGAACTGGAATAACCAGGGCAACCGCTGGGATAACAGGACAGAATGCAGTGTAGTGACGAACAGTCGCTGGGCCCCAGAACCAACCAAAGAGAACTGGAACGTGGCCCTTCAAAGGAACGACCGTCTCGAACT AGAACTGTTTGGAGGCGGTAACACTGGTATCAACTTTGACAAGTATGAGGATATCCCAGTAGAAGCTACAGGAGAAAACTGCCCGAAGAACATTGAATCT TTTGAGGAAACCGAGCTTGGCGAGATCATCCGTAACAACATTGTCCTGAGCAAGTATGCCAAGCCTACCCCAGTACAGAAGTACTCAATTCCTATTGTACTGGCCAAACGTGACTTGATGGCTTGTGCCCAGACTG GATCGGGAAAGACTGCTGCTTTCTTGGTGCCAGTGTTGAATCGTGTGTATGACAATGGACCTGGTGATGCACCAGTACAGAACAATCAG cAGGGACGATACTCCAGAAGGAAGCAGTATCCTGTTGCTTTGATTCTGGCCCCTACACGTGAATTGGCCTCGCAGATTTACGACGAAGCTCGCAAG TTTTCCTACAGGTCACGTGTACGTCCTTGTGTAGTGTATGGCGGTGCCGATATTGGAGCACAGATCCGTGACCTAGATCGTGGCTGTCACCTGTTAGTGGCTACCCCAGGACGTCTTGTAGACATGATTGAACGAGGCAAGATTGGCCTTGACTACTGCAA GTTCTTGGTCCTTGATGAAGCTGACAGAATGTTGGACATGGGTTTTGAGCCCCAGATCCGTAGAATCGTGGAGAAGGATACCATGCCTCCGTCAGGCACCAGACAGACTCTCATGTTCAGTGCCACCTTCCCCAAGGAAATCCAG ATTCTGGCACGTGACTTCTTGGACAACTACATCTTCTTGGCAGTAGGCAGGGTGGGAAGTACCAGTGAAAACATTACACAGAAGGTGGTCTGGGTCGAGGAGGGTGACAAACGATCCTTCCTTCTTGATCTCCTAAACGCTGCAG TATCATCATCAGCTGGCCCAGAAGCTTTGACTTTGACGTTTGTGGAAACTAAAAAAGGGGCTGATGCTCTGGAAGACTTCCTCATCATGGAGGGCTACCCTGCCACCAGTATCCATGGCGACCGCTCACAGAAGGAGAGAGAAGAGGCTCTGCGACAGTTCAGAAATGGTGATCGACCCATTCTTGTTGCTACTGCT GTGGCTGCTCGAGGATTGGATATCCCCAACGTTCGTCATGTTGTTAACTTTGACCTTCCAAGTGACATTGAGGAATATGTCCACAGGATTGGAAGAACTGGGCGTGTAGGAAACTTAG GATTGGCCACATCGTTCTTCAATGAGAAGAACAAGAATATTATCCGTGACCTGATGGATCTGCTAGTAGAGGCACATCAAGAAGTGCCATCCTGGCTGGAATCAATGGCTTATGAGGCCAGGCCGTCCGGACCTGCTAGTCGCCGTGGAGGAAGAAG ATTTGGGGGAACTGGATTTGGAGCCCGTGATTACCGTCAACAAAACAAAGCCAAGCCGGCCAATCCTGGGTATGGAAACTTCGCTGGCAGTGCCCCTCAAACAACGGGCTATAACCAGTTTAACCCAAGCTACGGAAACTATGGCGGATCTTACGGAGGTTCCTACGGGGGAGCACCCGCTGGAAACAGTGGCCCAGACTGGTGGGGAAACTAA
- the LOC138308224 gene encoding ATP-dependent RNA helicase DDX3X-like isoform X3 — protein sequence MSNVPTQNVQGLEQQFAGIDINSGRPYSGNRGDNFSHGGPKYRPNNVNPRFQEQTFYHQGPPPNVPPPTGSRYVPPHQRDGAPVPPPGSFPPTDGGGRGGYGGYQNQGRGGYNMNGMPPQSFNQPNMGDGRGGYNNYNRGGYQGNYGQGGGSFNSFNRRGGGQGGYQANGGGRYNRGGGSSDRGMRQGSMPPHQNHPPPGNSRWDNLDDDRGSREQRAGSAPSQNWNNQGNRWDNRTECSVVTNSRWAPEPTKENWNVALQRNDRLELELFGGGNTGINFDKYEDIPVEATGENCPKNIESFEETELGEIIRNNIVLSKYAKPTPVQKYSIPIVLAKRDLMACAQTGSGKTAAFLVPVLNRVYDNGPGDAPVQNNQQGRYSRRKQYPVALILAPTRELASQIYDEARKFSYRSRVRPCVVYGGADIGAQIRDLDRGCHLLVATPGRLVDMIERGKIGLDYCKFLVLDEADRMLDMGFEPQIRRIVEKDTMPPSGTRQTLMFSATFPKEIQILARDFLDNYIFLAVGRVGSTSENITQKVVWVEEGDKRSFLLDLLNAAVSSSAGPEALTLTFVETKKGADALEDFLIMEGYPATSIHGDRSQKEREEALRQFRNGDRPILVATAVAARGLDIPNVRHVVNFDLPSDIEEYVHRIGRTGRVGNLGLATSFFNEKNKNIIRDLMDLLVEAHQEVPSWLESMAYEARPSGPASRRGGRRFGGTGFGARDYRQQNKAKPANPGYGNFAGSAPQTTGYNQFNPSYGNYGGSYGGSYGGAPAGNSGPDWWGN from the exons ATGTCAAATGTTCCAACTCAAAATGTGCAGGGTCTAGAACAGCAA TTTGCTGGGATAGACATCAACTCTGGTCGCCCCTACAGTGgaaacaggggagataacttcagTC ATGGTGGACCAAAATATCGACCTAACAACGTAAACCCCAGATTTCAGGAGCAAACATTCTACCATCAAG GACCACCTCCCAATGTGCCACCACCAACTGGTAGTCGTTATGTTCCCCCTCACCAGCGAGACGGTGCTCCAGTACCCCCACCTGGCAGCTTTCCACCCACCGACGGTGGCGGTCGAG GTGGATATGGCGGCTACCAGAACCAGGGCCGCGGTGGATACAACATGAATGGAATGCCACCCCAGTCCTTCAACCAGCCCA ACATGGGCGATGGTCGTGGTGGATACAACAACTACAACCGTGGAGGTTACCAAGGCAACTATGGTCAAGGTGGCGGTAGCTTTAACTCCTTCAACAGACGTGGAGGAGGACAAGGGGGTTACCAGGCCAACGGTGGTGGCAG ATACAACCGTGGAGGAGGTAGCAGTGACAGGGGCATGAGACAGGGAAGTATGCCCCCACACCAGAACCACCCACCACCAGGCAACTCCCGCTGGGACAATCTGGACGATGACCGTGGATCTAGAGAGCAGAGGGCTGGTAGTGCCCCGTCCCAGAACTGGAATAACCAGGGCAACCGCTGGGATAACAGGACAGAATGCAGTGTAGTGACGAACAGTCGCTGGGCCCCAGAACCAACCAAAGAGAACTGGAACGTGGCCCTTCAAAGGAACGACCGTCTCGAACT AGAACTGTTTGGAGGCGGTAACACTGGTATCAACTTTGACAAGTATGAGGATATCCCAGTAGAAGCTACAGGAGAAAACTGCCCGAAGAACATTGAATCT TTTGAGGAAACCGAGCTTGGCGAGATCATCCGTAACAACATTGTCCTGAGCAAGTATGCCAAGCCTACCCCAGTACAGAAGTACTCAATTCCTATTGTACTGGCCAAACGTGACTTGATGGCTTGTGCCCAGACTG GATCGGGAAAGACTGCTGCTTTCTTGGTGCCAGTGTTGAATCGTGTGTATGACAATGGACCTGGTGATGCACCAGTACAGAACAATCAG cAGGGACGATACTCCAGAAGGAAGCAGTATCCTGTTGCTTTGATTCTGGCCCCTACACGTGAATTGGCCTCGCAGATTTACGACGAAGCTCGCAAG TTTTCCTACAGGTCACGTGTACGTCCTTGTGTAGTGTATGGCGGTGCCGATATTGGAGCACAGATCCGTGACCTAGATCGTGGCTGTCACCTGTTAGTGGCTACCCCAGGACGTCTTGTAGACATGATTGAACGAGGCAAGATTGGCCTTGACTACTGCAA GTTCTTGGTCCTTGATGAAGCTGACAGAATGTTGGACATGGGTTTTGAGCCCCAGATCCGTAGAATCGTGGAGAAGGATACCATGCCTCCGTCAGGCACCAGACAGACTCTCATGTTCAGTGCCACCTTCCCCAAGGAAATCCAG ATTCTGGCACGTGACTTCTTGGACAACTACATCTTCTTGGCAGTAGGCAGGGTGGGAAGTACCAGTGAAAACATTACACAGAAGGTGGTCTGGGTCGAGGAGGGTGACAAACGATCCTTCCTTCTTGATCTCCTAAACGCTGCAG TATCATCATCAGCTGGCCCAGAAGCTTTGACTTTGACGTTTGTGGAAACTAAAAAAGGGGCTGATGCTCTGGAAGACTTCCTCATCATGGAGGGCTACCCTGCCACCAGTATCCATGGCGACCGCTCACAGAAGGAGAGAGAAGAGGCTCTGCGACAGTTCAGAAATGGTGATCGACCCATTCTTGTTGCTACTGCT GTGGCTGCTCGAGGATTGGATATCCCCAACGTTCGTCATGTTGTTAACTTTGACCTTCCAAGTGACATTGAGGAATATGTCCACAGGATTGGAAGAACTGGGCGTGTAGGAAACTTAG GATTGGCCACATCGTTCTTCAATGAGAAGAACAAGAATATTATCCGTGACCTGATGGATCTGCTAGTAGAGGCACATCAAGAAGTGCCATCCTGGCTGGAATCAATGGCTTATGAGGCCAGGCCGTCCGGACCTGCTAGTCGCCGTGGAGGAAGAAG ATTTGGGGGAACTGGATTTGGAGCCCGTGATTACCGTCAACAAAACAAAGCCAAGCCGGCCAATCCTGGGTATGGAAACTTCGCTGGCAGTGCCCCTCAAACAACGGGCTATAACCAGTTTAACCCAAGCTACGGAAACTATGGCGGATCTTACGGAGGTTCCTACGGGGGAGCACCCGCTGGAAACAGTGGCCCAGACTGGTGGGGAAACTAA
- the LOC138308224 gene encoding ATP-dependent RNA helicase DDX3X-like isoform X9 has translation MSNVPTQNVQGLEQQFAGIDINSGRPYSGNRGDNFSHLCGIAVVPGGYGGYQNQGRGGYNMNGMPPQSFNQPNMGDGRGGYNNYNRGGYQGNYGQGGGSFNSFNRRGGGQGGYQANGGGRYNRGGGSSDRGMRQGSMPPHQNHPPPGNSRWDNLDDDRGSREQRAGSAPSQNWNNQGNRWDNRTECSVVTNSRWAPEPTKENWNVALQRNDRLELELFGGGNTGINFDKYEDIPVEATGENCPKNIESFEETELGEIIRNNIVLSKYAKPTPVQKYSIPIVLAKRDLMACAQTGSGKTAAFLVPVLNRVYDNGPGDAPVQNNQQGRYSRRKQYPVALILAPTRELASQIYDEARKFSYRSRVRPCVVYGGADIGAQIRDLDRGCHLLVATPGRLVDMIERGKIGLDYCKFLVLDEADRMLDMGFEPQIRRIVEKDTMPPSGTRQTLMFSATFPKEIQILARDFLDNYIFLAVGRVGSTSENITQKVVWVEEGDKRSFLLDLLNAAVSSSAGPEALTLTFVETKKGADALEDFLIMEGYPATSIHGDRSQKEREEALRQFRNGDRPILVATAVAARGLDIPNVRHVVNFDLPSDIEEYVHRIGRTGRVGNLGLATSFFNEKNKNIIRDLMDLLVEAHQEVPSWLESMAYEARPSGPASRRGGRRFGGTGFGARDYRQQNKAKPANPGYGNFAGSAPQTTGYNQFNPSYGNYGGSYGGSYGGAPAGNSGPDWWGN, from the exons ATGTCAAATGTTCCAACTCAAAATGTGCAGGGTCTAGAACAGCAA TTTGCTGGGATAGACATCAACTCTGGTCGCCCCTACAGTGgaaacaggggagataacttcagTC ATTTGTGTGGTATTGCTGTAGTTCCTG GTGGATATGGCGGCTACCAGAACCAGGGCCGCGGTGGATACAACATGAATGGAATGCCACCCCAGTCCTTCAACCAGCCCA ACATGGGCGATGGTCGTGGTGGATACAACAACTACAACCGTGGAGGTTACCAAGGCAACTATGGTCAAGGTGGCGGTAGCTTTAACTCCTTCAACAGACGTGGAGGAGGACAAGGGGGTTACCAGGCCAACGGTGGTGGCAG ATACAACCGTGGAGGAGGTAGCAGTGACAGGGGCATGAGACAGGGAAGTATGCCCCCACACCAGAACCACCCACCACCAGGCAACTCCCGCTGGGACAATCTGGACGATGACCGTGGATCTAGAGAGCAGAGGGCTGGTAGTGCCCCGTCCCAGAACTGGAATAACCAGGGCAACCGCTGGGATAACAGGACAGAATGCAGTGTAGTGACGAACAGTCGCTGGGCCCCAGAACCAACCAAAGAGAACTGGAACGTGGCCCTTCAAAGGAACGACCGTCTCGAACT AGAACTGTTTGGAGGCGGTAACACTGGTATCAACTTTGACAAGTATGAGGATATCCCAGTAGAAGCTACAGGAGAAAACTGCCCGAAGAACATTGAATCT TTTGAGGAAACCGAGCTTGGCGAGATCATCCGTAACAACATTGTCCTGAGCAAGTATGCCAAGCCTACCCCAGTACAGAAGTACTCAATTCCTATTGTACTGGCCAAACGTGACTTGATGGCTTGTGCCCAGACTG GATCGGGAAAGACTGCTGCTTTCTTGGTGCCAGTGTTGAATCGTGTGTATGACAATGGACCTGGTGATGCACCAGTACAGAACAATCAG cAGGGACGATACTCCAGAAGGAAGCAGTATCCTGTTGCTTTGATTCTGGCCCCTACACGTGAATTGGCCTCGCAGATTTACGACGAAGCTCGCAAG TTTTCCTACAGGTCACGTGTACGTCCTTGTGTAGTGTATGGCGGTGCCGATATTGGAGCACAGATCCGTGACCTAGATCGTGGCTGTCACCTGTTAGTGGCTACCCCAGGACGTCTTGTAGACATGATTGAACGAGGCAAGATTGGCCTTGACTACTGCAA GTTCTTGGTCCTTGATGAAGCTGACAGAATGTTGGACATGGGTTTTGAGCCCCAGATCCGTAGAATCGTGGAGAAGGATACCATGCCTCCGTCAGGCACCAGACAGACTCTCATGTTCAGTGCCACCTTCCCCAAGGAAATCCAG ATTCTGGCACGTGACTTCTTGGACAACTACATCTTCTTGGCAGTAGGCAGGGTGGGAAGTACCAGTGAAAACATTACACAGAAGGTGGTCTGGGTCGAGGAGGGTGACAAACGATCCTTCCTTCTTGATCTCCTAAACGCTGCAG TATCATCATCAGCTGGCCCAGAAGCTTTGACTTTGACGTTTGTGGAAACTAAAAAAGGGGCTGATGCTCTGGAAGACTTCCTCATCATGGAGGGCTACCCTGCCACCAGTATCCATGGCGACCGCTCACAGAAGGAGAGAGAAGAGGCTCTGCGACAGTTCAGAAATGGTGATCGACCCATTCTTGTTGCTACTGCT GTGGCTGCTCGAGGATTGGATATCCCCAACGTTCGTCATGTTGTTAACTTTGACCTTCCAAGTGACATTGAGGAATATGTCCACAGGATTGGAAGAACTGGGCGTGTAGGAAACTTAG GATTGGCCACATCGTTCTTCAATGAGAAGAACAAGAATATTATCCGTGACCTGATGGATCTGCTAGTAGAGGCACATCAAGAAGTGCCATCCTGGCTGGAATCAATGGCTTATGAGGCCAGGCCGTCCGGACCTGCTAGTCGCCGTGGAGGAAGAAG ATTTGGGGGAACTGGATTTGGAGCCCGTGATTACCGTCAACAAAACAAAGCCAAGCCGGCCAATCCTGGGTATGGAAACTTCGCTGGCAGTGCCCCTCAAACAACGGGCTATAACCAGTTTAACCCAAGCTACGGAAACTATGGCGGATCTTACGGAGGTTCCTACGGGGGAGCACCCGCTGGAAACAGTGGCCCAGACTGGTGGGGAAACTAA
- the LOC138308224 gene encoding putative ATP-dependent RNA helicase Pl10 isoform X7 has protein sequence MSNVPTQNVQGLEQQFAGIDINSGRPYSGNRGDNFSHGGPKYRPNNVNPRFQEQTFYHQDLCGIAVVPGGYGGYQNQGRGGYNMNGMPPQSFNQPNMGDGRGGYNNYNRGGYQGNYGQGGGSFNSFNRRGGGQGGYQANGGGRYNRGGGSSDRGMRQGSMPPHQNHPPPGNSRWDNLDDDRGSREQRAGSAPSQNWNNQGNRWDNRTECSVVTNSRWAPEPTKENWNVALQRNDRLELELFGGGNTGINFDKYEDIPVEATGENCPKNIESFEETELGEIIRNNIVLSKYAKPTPVQKYSIPIVLAKRDLMACAQTGSGKTAAFLVPVLNRVYDNGPGDAPVQNNQQGRYSRRKQYPVALILAPTRELASQIYDEARKFSYRSRVRPCVVYGGADIGAQIRDLDRGCHLLVATPGRLVDMIERGKIGLDYCKFLVLDEADRMLDMGFEPQIRRIVEKDTMPPSGTRQTLMFSATFPKEIQILARDFLDNYIFLAVGRVGSTSENITQKVVWVEEGDKRSFLLDLLNAAVSSSAGPEALTLTFVETKKGADALEDFLIMEGYPATSIHGDRSQKEREEALRQFRNGDRPILVATAVAARGLDIPNVRHVVNFDLPSDIEEYVHRIGRTGRVGNLGLATSFFNEKNKNIIRDLMDLLVEAHQEVPSWLESMAYEARPSGPASRRGGRRFGGTGFGARDYRQQNKAKPANPGYGNFAGSAPQTTGYNQFNPSYGNYGGSYGGSYGGAPAGNSGPDWWGN, from the exons ATGTCAAATGTTCCAACTCAAAATGTGCAGGGTCTAGAACAGCAA TTTGCTGGGATAGACATCAACTCTGGTCGCCCCTACAGTGgaaacaggggagataacttcagTC ATGGTGGACCAAAATATCGACCTAACAACGTAAACCCCAGATTTCAGGAGCAAACATTCTACCATCAAG ATTTGTGTGGTATTGCTGTAGTTCCTG GTGGATATGGCGGCTACCAGAACCAGGGCCGCGGTGGATACAACATGAATGGAATGCCACCCCAGTCCTTCAACCAGCCCA ACATGGGCGATGGTCGTGGTGGATACAACAACTACAACCGTGGAGGTTACCAAGGCAACTATGGTCAAGGTGGCGGTAGCTTTAACTCCTTCAACAGACGTGGAGGAGGACAAGGGGGTTACCAGGCCAACGGTGGTGGCAG ATACAACCGTGGAGGAGGTAGCAGTGACAGGGGCATGAGACAGGGAAGTATGCCCCCACACCAGAACCACCCACCACCAGGCAACTCCCGCTGGGACAATCTGGACGATGACCGTGGATCTAGAGAGCAGAGGGCTGGTAGTGCCCCGTCCCAGAACTGGAATAACCAGGGCAACCGCTGGGATAACAGGACAGAATGCAGTGTAGTGACGAACAGTCGCTGGGCCCCAGAACCAACCAAAGAGAACTGGAACGTGGCCCTTCAAAGGAACGACCGTCTCGAACT AGAACTGTTTGGAGGCGGTAACACTGGTATCAACTTTGACAAGTATGAGGATATCCCAGTAGAAGCTACAGGAGAAAACTGCCCGAAGAACATTGAATCT TTTGAGGAAACCGAGCTTGGCGAGATCATCCGTAACAACATTGTCCTGAGCAAGTATGCCAAGCCTACCCCAGTACAGAAGTACTCAATTCCTATTGTACTGGCCAAACGTGACTTGATGGCTTGTGCCCAGACTG GATCGGGAAAGACTGCTGCTTTCTTGGTGCCAGTGTTGAATCGTGTGTATGACAATGGACCTGGTGATGCACCAGTACAGAACAATCAG cAGGGACGATACTCCAGAAGGAAGCAGTATCCTGTTGCTTTGATTCTGGCCCCTACACGTGAATTGGCCTCGCAGATTTACGACGAAGCTCGCAAG TTTTCCTACAGGTCACGTGTACGTCCTTGTGTAGTGTATGGCGGTGCCGATATTGGAGCACAGATCCGTGACCTAGATCGTGGCTGTCACCTGTTAGTGGCTACCCCAGGACGTCTTGTAGACATGATTGAACGAGGCAAGATTGGCCTTGACTACTGCAA GTTCTTGGTCCTTGATGAAGCTGACAGAATGTTGGACATGGGTTTTGAGCCCCAGATCCGTAGAATCGTGGAGAAGGATACCATGCCTCCGTCAGGCACCAGACAGACTCTCATGTTCAGTGCCACCTTCCCCAAGGAAATCCAG ATTCTGGCACGTGACTTCTTGGACAACTACATCTTCTTGGCAGTAGGCAGGGTGGGAAGTACCAGTGAAAACATTACACAGAAGGTGGTCTGGGTCGAGGAGGGTGACAAACGATCCTTCCTTCTTGATCTCCTAAACGCTGCAG TATCATCATCAGCTGGCCCAGAAGCTTTGACTTTGACGTTTGTGGAAACTAAAAAAGGGGCTGATGCTCTGGAAGACTTCCTCATCATGGAGGGCTACCCTGCCACCAGTATCCATGGCGACCGCTCACAGAAGGAGAGAGAAGAGGCTCTGCGACAGTTCAGAAATGGTGATCGACCCATTCTTGTTGCTACTGCT GTGGCTGCTCGAGGATTGGATATCCCCAACGTTCGTCATGTTGTTAACTTTGACCTTCCAAGTGACATTGAGGAATATGTCCACAGGATTGGAAGAACTGGGCGTGTAGGAAACTTAG GATTGGCCACATCGTTCTTCAATGAGAAGAACAAGAATATTATCCGTGACCTGATGGATCTGCTAGTAGAGGCACATCAAGAAGTGCCATCCTGGCTGGAATCAATGGCTTATGAGGCCAGGCCGTCCGGACCTGCTAGTCGCCGTGGAGGAAGAAG ATTTGGGGGAACTGGATTTGGAGCCCGTGATTACCGTCAACAAAACAAAGCCAAGCCGGCCAATCCTGGGTATGGAAACTTCGCTGGCAGTGCCCCTCAAACAACGGGCTATAACCAGTTTAACCCAAGCTACGGAAACTATGGCGGATCTTACGGAGGTTCCTACGGGGGAGCACCCGCTGGAAACAGTGGCCCAGACTGGTGGGGAAACTAA